One window of the Sparus aurata chromosome 17, fSpaAur1.1, whole genome shotgun sequence genome contains the following:
- the ino80e gene encoding INO80 complex subunit E isoform X2: MSYRQTQTREMNGQADVEVDYKRKYKNLKRKLKFLVYEQECFQEELRRAQRKLLKVSRDKSFLLDRLLQYERVDEDSSDSDATVSSDNSEGEGPRERERERDVAKKRRSSPGACLPSSSSPHLSLLSRPGVNPLQSSGSGAYLNTVVAPMAANYPSATAAPPAASGPFSWVPRQMLSGDAAEEEGDSDGDSDRGDEDRGEGDEAELVIDIPNE; this comes from the exons aaacaagag AAATGAACGGCCAAGCGGACGTTGAAGTCGACTACAAGCGGAAATACAAAAATCTCAAACGAAAATTAAAATTTTTGGTTTAT GAGCAGGAATGCTTTCAGGAAGAATTGAGGAGAGCACAGAGAAAACTTCTCAAAGTTTCGAGGGACAAAAG CTTCCTCCTGGACAGACTGCTACAGTATGAGAGGGTAGATGAAGACTCCTCAG ATTCAGATGCAACAGTTTCTTCAGACAACAGTGAAGGAGAAGGCCccagggagagggaaagagaacgAGATGTAGCAAAGAA GCGAAGAAGTAGTCCCGGGGCGTGTCTtccttcttcatcctccccTCATCTCTCCCTGCTGTCCCGTCCTGGTGTAAATCCCCTACAGTCGTCAGGGTCTGGAGCCTATCTCAACACT GTTGTTGCCCCAATGGCGGCTAATTACCCATCAGCCACCGCGGCCCCTCCTGCTGCTAGCGGCCCTTTCAGCTGGGTTCCCAGACAGATGCTTAGTGGAGAtgcagcggaggaggagggagacagcgatggagacagcgacagaggagatgaggacagaggggagggagacgAGGCTGAACTAGTCATTGACATCCCTAATGAGTGA
- the LOC115566667 gene encoding uncharacterized protein LOC115566667, producing the protein MLCPAAVSAAAAALWLLAVLGPGLSIPAEDNSEAGFSLCSHCFHRQTPPRGASAGPLLRPLCHTLPGGQAFATLSRPNCDTAVYSAFHLSHGWIESEGEEGGELVTEEEEEDDIKVAVPGLLRGAVDPSDSVPPTDSLLQHWDSTVTTLIQMSITPKCSSVEGDLYVLTGAGRLGAAEDGEEECQTKLLWSAVCCAAPEGKAGFSVGLIREAEEGERQISVKELEEMLGGAELFSEGCGGADGATVGITVGLQNEELLGNTEQLDEDLTDENTGANDDSNTAGGVTEREEVVSTSQDSNEDIKESSEAPIAEEQVAGDDAQPEEADVAEVAQETSADAATSESSSEGQHDVTHSRAVGSESPEASAEYETVVEQETDTNSSSTLVYILSTTMSIMKAPLRPLFSTITQLPGQVTYVLQEDLGVLSALPGDTYNVFHLMTSDLLSWMCSAGEVLLGVGETCFSSAYFCSSSMVGALLDSCYTGVTGMGTLAGDTVGIFSDALDNGWWVTKFFGGHLWEQSEGYVGTVVSEMGGQATALGGGVGRLVWRSVNGVVNVFSLGVGMIMGAVDVFIGGIREAFE; encoded by the exons ATGCtgtgtcctgctgctgtcagtgcaGCTGCTGCGGCTCTCTGGCTGCTGGCAGTGCTGGGCCCAGGCCTGTCTATTCCAGCTGAGGACAACTCAGAGGCAGGCTTCAGCCTCTGCAGCCACTGCTTCCACAGACAGACGCCTCCTCGGGGAGCCTCTGCAGGACCACTGCTGCGCCCACTCTGCCACACACTGCCCGGGGGACAGGCGTTTGCCACTCTGTCCAGACCGAACTGTGACACAGCTGTCTACTCTGCCTTCCATCTCAGCCATGGGTGGatagagagcgagggagaggaggggggagagctTGTG acagaggaggaagaagaagacgacatTAAAGTCGCAGTACCAGGTCTTCTCAGAGGGGCTGTGGATCCGTCTGATTCTGTCCCCCCCACAGACTCCCTGCTCCAACACTGGGACTCAACAGTCACAACACTGATCCAGATGAGCATCACTCCTAAATGCAGCTCTGTAGAGGGAGATCTCTACGTCCTGACCGGGGCGGGACGTCTCGGTGCTGCTGAGGATGGAGAAGAGGAGTGTCAGACAAAGCTGCTGTGGTCTGCTGTGTGCTGCGCTGCCCCCGAGGGGAAGGCTGGCTTCAGTGTGGGGTTAatcagagaggcagaggaagggGAGAGGCAAATAAGCGTGAAGGAACTGGAGGAGATGCTCGGAGGAGcagagctgttctcagaaggCTGTGGAGGAGCAGATGGGGCCACTGTTGGTATCACAGTGGGTCTTCAGAATGAGGAGCTCCTGGGAAATACAGAACAGCTAGATGAGGATCTCACTGATGAAAACACAGGTGCAAATGATGATTCAAACACTGCTGGTGGAGTTACCGAAAGAGAGGAGGTTGTTTCCACCAGCCAAGATTCAAATGAAGACATTAAGGAAAGCAGCGAGGCACCGATCGCTGAAGAGCAGGTGGCTGGTGATGATGCTCAGCCAGAGGAAGCTGATGTTGCAGAGGTCGCACAAGAAACTTCAGCAGATGCAGCGActtcagagagcagcagtgaagGGCAGCATGACGTGACACATTCAAGAGCTGTCGGATCAGAGTCCCCTGAGGCCTCAGCTGAATATGAAACTGTGGTTGAGCAGGAGACAGACACGAATTCCAGCAGCACTCTGGTCTACATCCTTTCAACTACCATGTCCATCATGAAGGCTCCTCTGCGGCCTTTGTTCTCCACAATCACACAGCTACCTGGACAG GTCACCTACGTTCTTCAGGAGGACCTTGGAGTTCTAAGTGCCCTGCCTGGAGATACCTACAACGTGTTCCACctcatgacctctgacctcctgtccTGGATGTGCTCAGCTGGAGAAGTGCTGCTGGGTGTTGGTGAAACCTGCTTCTCCAGCGCCtacttctgctcctcctccatgGTGGGGGCTCTGCTGGACAGCTGCTACACTGGGGTCACTGGCATGGGGACCCTGGCTGGGGACACAGTGGGGATATTTAGTGATGCGCTGGATAATGGTTGGTGGGTGACCAAGTTCTTTGGAGGGCATTTATGGGAGCAGAGTGAGGGGTATGTAGGTACAGTGGTGTCAGAGATGGGGGGTCAAGCGACAGCTTTGGGTGGGGGAGTTGGGAGGCTGGTATGGAGAAGTGTAAACGGGGTGGTTAATGTGTTTAGTCTGGGAGTGGGAATGATTATGGGGGCGGTGGATGTGTTCATCGGTGGAATAAGGGAGGCTTTTGAGTAG
- the ino80e gene encoding INO80 complex subunit E isoform X1: MSYRQTQTREMNGQADVEVDYKRKYKNLKRKLKFLVYEQECFQEELRRAQRKLLKVSRDKSFLLDRLLQYERVDEDSSDSDATVSSDNSEGEGPRERERERDVAKKRRSSPGACLPSSSSPHLSLLSRPGVNPLQSSGSGAYLNTMPFPPEYLAPPAERMKKEKKTKTPKNKKETAGKVVAPMAANYPSATAAPPAASGPFSWVPRQMLSGDAAEEEGDSDGDSDRGDEDRGEGDEAELVIDIPNE, from the exons aaacaagag AAATGAACGGCCAAGCGGACGTTGAAGTCGACTACAAGCGGAAATACAAAAATCTCAAACGAAAATTAAAATTTTTGGTTTAT GAGCAGGAATGCTTTCAGGAAGAATTGAGGAGAGCACAGAGAAAACTTCTCAAAGTTTCGAGGGACAAAAG CTTCCTCCTGGACAGACTGCTACAGTATGAGAGGGTAGATGAAGACTCCTCAG ATTCAGATGCAACAGTTTCTTCAGACAACAGTGAAGGAGAAGGCCccagggagagggaaagagaacgAGATGTAGCAAAGAA GCGAAGAAGTAGTCCCGGGGCGTGTCTtccttcttcatcctccccTCATCTCTCCCTGCTGTCCCGTCCTGGTGTAAATCCCCTACAGTCGTCAGGGTCTGGAGCCTATCTCAACACT ATGCCCTTCCCGCCAGAGTATTTGGCTCCCCCAGCTGAACGtatgaagaaagagaaaaaaacaaagacgcctaaaaacaagaaagagaCTGCAGGGAAG GTTGTTGCCCCAATGGCGGCTAATTACCCATCAGCCACCGCGGCCCCTCCTGCTGCTAGCGGCCCTTTCAGCTGGGTTCCCAGACAGATGCTTAGTGGAGAtgcagcggaggaggagggagacagcgatggagacagcgacagaggagatgaggacagaggggagggagacgAGGCTGAACTAGTCATTGACATCCCTAATGAGTGA